One genomic window of bacterium includes the following:
- a CDS encoding DNA repair protein RecN, with the protein MLKSFTISNLFLIDYLEIEIVGGFVAVTGESGAGKSMIIRALTLLAGTRGNGAWVRDGCDKGFVEVKFTPPPSICDKLKQLTSESGEEWILRREIRSDGKSRSFINDSPVTLTELSEASTFLLSFSLQEDVGAFRMAARQLSFIDEFAKTDSERNQVEQLYLEWKTLYQALHELSNKSEQSAIQSEWLQREYKELNALAYEAGEQEHLREERDRLRHLETIRSSYQNVVDTLDGEFGSVTQKLNGVCGSLRNAQKWDPRAGEFLERVESTNIELREFINEVTRQLESFDLEPACLEQIEVRLQAIADCERKWHITADAIPQRVQKLQQSLVDSHTLDEQIQNYRVEVEQLRKSYQTSALTLSRKRRSVETDIVVAVKRELPFLGIVNPQFSIQWSERSEPSELGIDEVSFRFSANPDHPPLPLESTISGGELARLELVLLGLADSVDPTVLLLDEIDRGVSGRIASAIGKTLRKLSSNRTVFMVTHLPQVAAAAHTQIAIRKTVSGSRTSIEAVILTAAERIDEIAAMLSGSETGQGAIAGARELLAEYSKG; encoded by the coding sequence ATGCTGAAATCGTTCACAATCTCGAACTTGTTTCTTATCGATTATCTCGAAATCGAGATCGTCGGCGGCTTTGTTGCGGTGACGGGTGAGTCAGGTGCGGGAAAATCAATGATTATCCGGGCACTCACATTGCTCGCAGGCACCCGGGGGAATGGAGCATGGGTACGCGATGGTTGCGACAAAGGATTTGTCGAAGTCAAGTTTACACCGCCTCCATCGATCTGTGACAAGCTGAAACAACTGACAAGCGAATCGGGGGAAGAGTGGATACTCCGCCGTGAAATCCGTTCCGATGGAAAATCACGTTCGTTTATCAACGACAGTCCTGTAACCCTTACCGAGTTATCGGAGGCATCGACATTTCTGCTCAGTTTTTCATTACAAGAAGATGTCGGTGCATTTCGCATGGCTGCCCGCCAACTATCGTTTATCGATGAATTTGCTAAAACGGATTCGGAGCGAAACCAAGTCGAACAACTGTATTTGGAATGGAAAACTTTGTACCAAGCATTGCACGAATTGTCGAATAAATCAGAGCAATCGGCAATTCAAAGCGAGTGGTTGCAGCGTGAGTATAAAGAGTTAAACGCATTAGCATACGAAGCGGGAGAGCAGGAGCATTTGCGAGAGGAACGCGACCGTTTGCGGCATTTGGAAACGATTCGCAGTTCCTATCAGAATGTGGTCGATACGCTCGATGGTGAGTTTGGTTCGGTCACCCAAAAATTGAATGGGGTTTGCGGTTCCTTACGTAATGCGCAAAAATGGGATCCTCGAGCTGGTGAGTTTCTCGAACGAGTAGAATCGACAAATATTGAGTTGCGGGAATTCATTAATGAAGTCACTCGTCAACTCGAATCGTTTGATTTGGAACCGGCATGTCTCGAGCAGATAGAAGTTCGGTTACAGGCGATTGCCGATTGTGAGCGGAAATGGCACATCACCGCGGATGCAATTCCTCAACGAGTGCAAAAGTTGCAACAATCGTTAGTTGATTCGCATACCCTTGATGAGCAAATCCAAAACTATCGGGTGGAAGTCGAGCAATTACGCAAGAGTTATCAAACATCTGCACTGACGCTCTCGAGGAAACGCCGTTCGGTTGAGACTGATATTGTCGTTGCGGTTAAACGCGAATTACCATTTTTGGGTATAGTCAATCCACAATTCTCTATACAGTGGAGCGAACGCAGCGAACCTTCAGAGCTGGGTATCGACGAAGTATCATTCCGTTTTTCGGCGAATCCCGATCATCCGCCGCTTCCACTGGAGAGTACCATTTCCGGCGGCGAGCTGGCACGCTTGGAGTTGGTATTGTTAGGACTTGCCGATAGTGTCGATCCCACCGTGTTGTTACTGGATGAAATCGACCGCGGTGTTTCGGGTCGCATCGCTTCGGCGATAGGAAAGACTTTGCGTAAACTTAGCTCGAATCGCACCGTCTTTATGGTCACTCATCTTCCACAGGTAGCTGCAGCTGCCCACACCCAAATAGCAATCCGCAAAACCGTAAGCGGTTCCCGCACCTCAATCGAAGCGGTAATACTGACCGCTGCGGAACGGATTGATGAAATTGCCGCTATGCTCAGTGGCAGCGAAACTGGACAAGGTGCAATTGCCGGTGCCCGCGAGTTGTTAGCGGAGTACTCGAAAGGATAA
- the dnaE gene encoding DNA polymerase III subunit alpha yields MSSHPFVHLRVRSEYSILAGVPAISELLTAAIGHGYETLALTDYGVMFGAIEFQEQCKKRKVKPIHGIELQLERERGDGKASVLVFPVNQTGYQNLCRLIAKHFQSPQSYPPTIVHRNDLFAIANDIIVLSGFSESEIAHHLMRHDEAGAERLVCEWKEAFGDRFYLELQDVRAESSEELITGFERLAQRCSVPVTISNAVKYVGRDDAITFDLLQAIGERMLLSQFQEIHGTECGEAYLKSPDEMYERFRGRETALERTVEIAERIEFKVPTGQVQIPRFPIPDDAGTNDIDEYFTKLAWEGLRSRIPEINNTYRERLEYELDIVKRTHFSGYYLIVADFITEARKRGVPVGPGRGSVAGSLAAYAFHITHLDPLEHDLIFERFLNPERISAPDMDIDFADDQRNIVIDYVRERYGAGAVSQIATFGSLKAKGAIRDTGRVLGINLADVERLANAFGRIKPPPDTDYFSIADAIKFDADFRKIVESNSVYTQLIEYAGKLENKLRNVGTHAAGVVIAPGDLSEYLPLYRISGGELISQYDKDVIEKAGFLKMDMLGLTMLSTVRETVGYVERNPKYASYLNTDGKFEIDAIPLEDEKTLELFGKGITVGVFQFESSGMQRSLIQLKPSRLGDLIAMNALYRPGPMQRIPDFIACKQGKQKIKYIHKSLEPILKDTYGVIVYQEQVMLIAREVGGFSMSKADTLRKAMGKKDAHLLETLHPEFINGALEKGLSKKQADELYDQILKFSNYGFNKSHSAGYSYLAYQTGYLKAHFPSEFLAASMTANMGKPDRVLKLMDEARRMNIQILPPDVNHSMLSFEPVPEGIRFGLAAIKNVGEGAVKEILRQRNEGGVFTSLHEFAKRIDTHVCNRRVLEALVNSGACDAFGERGQLFSSIPDAIEFASIHSKYSSSDASLFGESGTSTIAVPMLRASPPMPKREKLLLEKSLIGYYISGHPLDEYSSEIAELHTVSLGEAEEWTEQPRTVRIACVLSSIQRKTTKDGKQWAIGKIEDFTGSCEIMVYNDALSRYQSILESQALLLIEGQAARRDEEEAPRITLRSAVPMDQALNLHANAVILRLTPDKWNEAWLERFVRILEEYPGNTDLQIILDRGDGKPLHTRPNTKRLNLNRDSLRLLRKAVGEEYVQIIQNRSAV; encoded by the coding sequence ATGAGTAGTCATCCGTTTGTTCACCTGCGCGTTCGAAGCGAATACAGTATTCTTGCTGGTGTTCCCGCCATATCCGAATTGTTAACTGCGGCGATTGGTCACGGTTACGAAACACTTGCCTTGACTGATTATGGTGTTATGTTCGGGGCCATTGAATTTCAAGAGCAGTGTAAGAAGCGCAAAGTAAAGCCGATTCATGGCATTGAGCTGCAACTGGAACGGGAGCGGGGCGATGGCAAAGCGAGCGTACTCGTTTTTCCAGTGAACCAAACCGGTTATCAAAATCTCTGCCGTTTAATCGCAAAACACTTTCAGTCTCCTCAGAGTTATCCGCCAACTATCGTTCATCGAAACGACCTCTTTGCGATTGCTAATGATATCATCGTCCTCTCCGGCTTTTCCGAAAGCGAAATCGCGCATCATTTAATGAGGCACGACGAAGCTGGTGCCGAGCGGTTGGTATGCGAATGGAAAGAAGCCTTTGGCGACCGCTTCTATTTGGAATTGCAGGATGTCCGAGCGGAAAGCTCCGAAGAGCTGATTACTGGATTCGAGCGGTTGGCGCAGCGTTGTAGTGTTCCCGTCACGATAAGTAATGCAGTCAAATATGTCGGCCGCGACGATGCGATTACGTTTGACCTACTGCAGGCAATTGGTGAGCGGATGTTGCTCTCGCAGTTTCAGGAAATCCATGGAACCGAGTGCGGTGAAGCATATCTCAAATCACCGGATGAGATGTACGAGCGTTTTCGTGGGCGGGAAACTGCATTAGAGCGCACTGTCGAGATTGCCGAACGAATCGAATTCAAAGTACCTACCGGGCAAGTGCAGATTCCCCGCTTTCCGATTCCGGATGATGCCGGTACGAACGATATCGACGAGTACTTTACAAAGCTTGCATGGGAAGGTCTGCGAAGCCGGATACCGGAAATCAACAATACATATCGCGAGCGGTTGGAGTACGAACTCGACATCGTTAAACGTACTCATTTCAGCGGTTATTATCTCATTGTTGCCGACTTTATCACTGAAGCTCGCAAACGCGGTGTACCGGTTGGTCCCGGTCGCGGTTCAGTTGCTGGTTCGCTCGCTGCGTATGCCTTTCACATCACTCACCTCGACCCCCTCGAACACGATTTGATTTTTGAACGTTTCCTGAATCCCGAACGAATTTCTGCGCCGGACATGGATATCGACTTTGCCGACGATCAGAGAAACATCGTGATCGATTATGTGCGCGAGCGCTATGGCGCTGGCGCCGTTAGTCAAATAGCGACGTTTGGCTCGCTAAAGGCAAAGGGGGCAATCCGCGATACCGGAAGAGTGTTAGGCATTAATCTCGCCGATGTCGAGCGGTTGGCGAATGCATTCGGCAGAATCAAGCCACCACCGGATACCGACTATTTCAGCATTGCTGATGCGATAAAATTCGATGCCGATTTTCGAAAAATCGTCGAATCGAATTCGGTCTATACGCAACTCATCGAATATGCCGGGAAGCTCGAAAACAAATTGCGAAATGTTGGTACTCATGCCGCTGGTGTTGTCATCGCGCCGGGCGATTTGAGTGAGTATTTGCCGTTGTACCGCATTTCCGGCGGAGAACTAATATCCCAATACGATAAAGATGTCATTGAAAAAGCCGGCTTCCTGAAAATGGATATGCTCGGTTTAACGATGCTCTCCACGGTACGGGAAACTGTCGGTTATGTCGAACGGAATCCGAAGTACGCTTCGTATTTGAACACCGATGGGAAATTTGAGATCGATGCGATTCCTTTGGAAGATGAGAAAACGCTTGAACTTTTCGGTAAGGGGATCACAGTTGGTGTTTTCCAATTTGAATCGTCAGGGATGCAACGTTCGCTCATTCAATTGAAGCCGAGCCGGTTGGGCGATTTGATCGCAATGAATGCATTGTACCGTCCCGGTCCGATGCAGCGGATTCCCGACTTTATTGCCTGTAAGCAAGGCAAACAGAAGATTAAGTACATCCATAAATCGCTGGAGCCGATTCTTAAGGACACCTACGGCGTAATTGTTTATCAGGAACAGGTGATGCTTATCGCTCGGGAAGTCGGCGGCTTCTCGATGTCGAAAGCAGACACGCTGCGGAAAGCGATGGGGAAGAAGGATGCGCATTTGTTGGAGACATTGCATCCAGAATTCATCAATGGCGCACTTGAGAAGGGCTTGTCGAAGAAACAAGCTGATGAACTGTACGACCAAATCCTCAAATTCTCGAATTACGGATTTAATAAATCGCACAGCGCCGGTTACTCGTATCTCGCATATCAGACCGGTTACCTAAAGGCGCATTTCCCCAGTGAGTTTCTCGCGGCGTCGATGACGGCGAACATGGGAAAACCCGACCGGGTATTGAAACTAATGGACGAAGCGCGGCGGATGAACATTCAAATTCTACCGCCTGACGTAAATCACTCGATGTTATCGTTTGAACCGGTACCGGAAGGGATTCGCTTCGGATTGGCTGCGATAAAAAATGTCGGCGAAGGGGCCGTCAAAGAGATTCTACGACAGCGGAACGAAGGAGGAGTGTTTACCAGTCTGCACGAGTTTGCAAAGCGGATCGATACCCATGTTTGCAATAGAAGAGTGCTGGAAGCGTTGGTAAACAGTGGCGCTTGCGATGCGTTCGGCGAGCGGGGACAATTATTTTCATCAATACCCGATGCGATTGAGTTTGCTTCGATTCATTCAAAATACTCGAGCAGTGACGCTTCGTTGTTTGGCGAATCGGGAACCAGTACGATTGCTGTTCCGATGCTCAGGGCTTCGCCGCCGATGCCGAAGCGGGAAAAGTTATTGCTTGAGAAGTCGCTCATTGGATATTATATCAGCGGTCACCCGCTTGATGAGTACAGTTCCGAAATCGCGGAGCTCCATACCGTTTCGTTGGGAGAAGCGGAAGAGTGGACGGAGCAACCACGGACGGTTCGTATTGCCTGTGTGTTGAGTAGTATCCAACGCAAGACCACCAAAGATGGGAAGCAGTGGGCTATCGGTAAGATCGAGGACTTTACTGGTTCCTGTGAAATCATGGTATATAATGACGCACTATCGCGATACCAAAGCATACTTGAGTCGCAAGCGCTGTTGTTGATTGAAGGGCAAGCCGCGCGTCGTGATGAAGAGGAAGCGCCGCGCATCACGTTACGGTCGGCAGTTCCAATGGATCAAGCGTTGAATCTCCATGCCAATGCCGTCATTTTGCGGTTGACACCGGATAAGTGGAATGAAGCGTGGCTTGAGCGTTTCGTCCGGATTTTAGAAGAGTATCCCGGCAACACCGATTTGCAAATTATCTTGGATCGCGGCGATGGTAAGCCATTGCATACCCGTCCTAATACGAAACGGTTGAATCTGAATCGAGATAGTCTGCGGCTGTTGCGCAAAGCAGTTGGGGAAGAGTACGTCCAGATTATCCAAAACCGGTCTGCGGTATGA
- the murA gene encoding UDP-N-acetylglucosamine 1-carboxyvinyltransferase, which translates to MDRFIIEGGRLLTGEIQVSGAKNAALPLMSAALLADGEYLFENMPNLRDTRTMLRLLNDLGAVGAIENNKCVLRVTPSNTRTAYYDLVKTMRASFYVLGPLLARYGEARVSLPGGCAWGPRPVDQHLKGLTKLGAQIDIDAGYVVAKAEKLVGTEIIFEVSSVGATGNVLMAAIRAEGTTILENCAREPEIVQLCEMLVAMGAQIEGIGQSRLTIHGVSELHPVAIKVIPDRIEAGTYLIAAAITGSKLRVANCYGSDLGIVLDKLREAGCVTEIGQNVVDIERTGSLHAVDIKTAPYPGFPTDLQAQWIALMTQADGDSRVTETIYFDRFTHIAELQRLGAEINLDGNVAVVAGGCKLKGAPVMSTDIRASSSLVLAGLAATGTTSVSRIYHLDRGYEQLEVKLMAAGASIRRERED; encoded by the coding sequence ATGGATCGTTTTATCATAGAAGGCGGACGGTTACTTACTGGCGAAATTCAAGTCTCCGGTGCAAAAAACGCTGCACTACCGCTTATGTCGGCCGCACTCCTCGCTGACGGCGAATATCTTTTTGAGAATATGCCGAATTTGCGTGATACTCGTACGATGCTCCGGTTGTTGAACGATTTAGGGGCAGTAGGAGCCATAGAAAACAACAAGTGTGTTTTACGGGTCACTCCTTCAAATACTCGAACTGCCTACTATGACTTGGTCAAAACGATGCGAGCATCATTCTATGTTTTAGGACCCTTGCTTGCCCGGTACGGTGAAGCTCGCGTTTCTCTGCCCGGCGGTTGCGCATGGGGTCCGCGTCCGGTCGATCAGCACCTCAAAGGATTAACGAAACTTGGTGCTCAGATCGACATCGATGCCGGTTACGTTGTAGCTAAAGCTGAAAAGTTAGTAGGGACTGAAATCATTTTTGAAGTTTCATCGGTTGGCGCGACAGGTAATGTCTTGATGGCTGCTATTCGTGCCGAAGGTACTACCATTCTCGAGAATTGCGCTCGCGAACCGGAAATTGTCCAACTCTGCGAGATGCTGGTAGCGATGGGCGCGCAGATAGAGGGTATTGGACAATCGCGATTAACCATTCACGGCGTCTCCGAATTGCATCCGGTAGCAATCAAAGTGATTCCTGACCGGATTGAAGCTGGTACCTATTTGATTGCTGCTGCGATAACCGGGAGCAAACTCCGAGTTGCCAATTGTTATGGATCCGACTTGGGTATTGTATTGGATAAACTGCGGGAAGCTGGTTGTGTTACTGAAATTGGCCAAAATGTTGTGGATATCGAACGAACTGGGTCGTTGCACGCTGTCGACATCAAAACAGCGCCTTATCCCGGTTTTCCGACTGATTTACAGGCACAATGGATCGCTTTAATGACGCAAGCCGATGGAGATAGCCGGGTAACTGAAACGATATACTTCGACCGCTTTACCCACATCGCTGAGCTGCAACGACTGGGAGCTGAGATAAATCTGGATGGAAATGTTGCAGTTGTCGCTGGCGGTTGTAAATTAAAGGGAGCACCGGTGATGTCAACTGACATCCGTGCCTCCTCATCATTGGTGTTAGCCGGACTGGCTGCTACCGGAACGACAAGTGTGTCGCGGATTTATCATTTAGATCGTGGCTACGAGCAATTAGAAGTGAAATTGATGGCTGCCGGAGCGAGTATTCGGCGTGAGCGGGAAGACTGA